The Silene latifolia isolate original U9 population chromosome Y, ASM4854445v1, whole genome shotgun sequence sequence ggtggactccttaggggtactcatgtgtgtgatcatgggtcttgaaTGCGGTATTTttcgcatgtcgctaggtctacgcaggtttaggactagagtgtttaccttacctcgtggtatagactcgagttacagagtgactattgactgtactaggaacttatgcctgtctctagatatattatcctttcttgtttgatgattctatgaatcatagaaggtgagatgcaagccggctatggttgatagagtttggattcctggatgttatgtgattcacatgatagtgtagtatgagtcggtctagtattcacatgctaggactatgtgttgctatattgttgttcacatgataggcacgattgtctagcatctatatgctaaggctatgtgttgttcgtattcatattcttatgtttatatgttatattaattatgacatttcgtggctgggagaactcggagttactccccactgactgtggctttcgtatttgtataaaatgcgattgacaggtatggtgatgcttatatggggttcatggacgagctagcgagcaaagtaaccttgggacctagattggctttattttattatgacccttgaacactttttatgtcatatacttttttgggacatatgtctccctttttgatacttgggttgtataactttatttcgcgactttagcgatgttttatttatgaggtttattttggaccttgcatgtttgacaccttcccatttggatatttttataacaggttcaggttttaaaaattacaggtttttacccaaatgaacctattacaaacatatccatgcagtttttatctagaattatgtgtttacttttccgcaataaatgagggtgtcacacataAAATCCCGGTATCCTACTCTTAATCTCTCTCATCTCTACATCGAAATCCATATGGTGAACTGACGCACTCCTAAGATTACACCGTACACCGTCTCGCCAAAGAAACGCCAAACCTCCTAATCTACCCACACTATCTACAACGACTCCATCATACCCATGAAATTTCCCCCATACCTTTCGCATCTCCCTGCTACTTAATTTAGTCTCTCACAAAAACACCAACCTAGCCTCCTCCCTCCTGAGCAAATTTTGTAAGCCCCTTACTACATCGGGGTTGCCCAGCCCCCTGCAGTTAAGGCTCAAAATATTTATAATGTCCGCCGGGGTTGAGCGCCCTCAACCTTTGCCCCAGGTGaacattgtaatactccgtatttaataattatataataataaaattttattatatttagcGAGTTGggcttgagacggaataataataataataataataataatattaataataataatattaataataataataataataataataatattaataataataatattattaataataataataataataaaactaataataatattaataataataatattaataataataataatattaataataataataacaataataataatgataacaataataataataataataataataataataataataataataataataataataataataataataataataataataataataataatgtagagGGGATATGAGCTCACTCTCTGTTATTCTGAGAGCCTTTGCCACCTTTTCTGGGTCCTCAGGATTTGCAATGAACCAAGAGAAGTCTGAGATTTATTTTAATGGAATGGATGTTGGGGAGGTTGCATATATCCTACAACTGTCTGGTTTTAAGGTGGGTCAATTCCCCTTCAGATACTTGGGAATTGCAATTTCTTACAAAACAATGGTCGTGGGAGACTGTTCTAGGGTGGTTGAGAAGATTGTTGAGATTATACGAGGATGGGCGGCTAGGAAGCTTAGCTATGCTGGTCGTCTAGTTCTTATCAAAGCTGTACTCACTCAACTGCATGTCTTCAGGCCAGAATCTTCATAATTCCTCTCACTGTTATTGATAAGATCACAAGCATTTGTAGAAATTACTTATGGGCATGCAGTGATCAGTATGGTTGAGCTCTTGCTGTAGCATGGGAACAGATTTGTCTGGGGAAAAAATATGGAGGTTTGGGAATAGTGGACTGCAGACTGTGGAACACTGCTCAGATTGCTAAGTACACTGCTTGGCTAGCTACTAAAAGTGACCACTTATGGATAAAGTGGGTGgatcatgtttatatgaaaggaAGACACTGGTTGATTATTCTCCTACTTCTAGTTCGAGTTGGGTGTGGAGGACAATCTGTAAGGTCAAGGATAGGGTGAAAGCTGGCTTTGTGAATGATGTCTGGTGTGCAAATCAGGGGCAGTACACAGTGGCTAGTGGCTATGCTTGGTTGCAGGGGGATCAGGTTAAGGTGAATTGGTGTCATCTGATCTGGAATAGGTTAAATCTACCTAAGTACTCTTTTATAGGGTGGTTAATGATTCAGGGGAGACTTTACACTAAGGACAGGATGATGAAATTTGGTGTTATTTCCGATGGCTTGTGTGAGATTTGCAGGACACAGATGGAGGACCATCAACATCTTTTTTACTCGTGTGATTTTAGTGTCATATGCTGGACTCTGTTTAGGGACTGGCTAGGAGTACCTCTGCCTGCTACTGATATTTTGCCTTGGTGCAGTGTGGAGGTGTAGGTCTCTGTTAAAAAAGTAGCTAGTTTATGCAGCTGTGGTGGCTTTGATTTACCATATTTGGATGGCACGGAATCTCTGTAGGGAGGAGAAAAGGGTACCTGCTCCAGGGTACATAGTTAATGAGATTATGCGATACATTCAAAATTTTATAGGAGCAGGGAGGTGTTGTCTAGATTTAAGCTTCGTATTGTGCTGTAAGCTTAATTGCGAGGTTGTTCATGAGTAAGAGTAGTGTGTAACAATGCTTTGATGTATCTTAGTTGACgattaattatatatatatatatatatatatatatatatatatatatatatatatatatatattcacatttcaccaaaaaaataataataataataataataataataataataataataataataataataataataataataataataataataataataataataataataataataataataataatacataatacaTAATACATGTATTATACACTCCCACCTACCATTTTACCCTTATATACATACCCCCACCCATACTACCCTATCCTTATCATTTCATTAATCATTTTCACCACacaaataagagagaaaaagagagatttTAGAAGAGGAGAAGATTTTGTCCCTCCGTCTCGAgttcgtaaggtaagaccgtcttatactagcctttatgtCATTTATTTTATACCTTTGACTCGTCCCGGCCTTGACCCATCCTTGACCCGTCTTTGACCACCAATAAACTGTTGTTGACGACCCACAAAGGGCTTTGACCGAGTTTGAGAAAAGGggtttttgggggttttggtgacTCGGGTTAGGGCTGCGGTTTTGAGGGTGTTATGGGTTGGTTAGGGTCCGGTTTCAGGGTGGTAGTTGTCGAGGGTGGTGAGGGGAGTTGAGGGGTGGTCATGGTTGGTTGatagggtggctgtggtggtcggGATTTGGGGTAGAAAATGGGGTGTACGGACggtatgattgttgttgtatgtTGTCGTGTTGTTGCTTGTTGTTGTCGTTGCTGTTGCTGGTGGTAGCTGCTGGCATGGTGTCCGTACTTAGACCGAACGTGGTCAGGGTGGCACCATAGTGGTGGTGGCGGTTTGTGCGTGTGGTGGTCGTGTTGAAGGTGGCATgcggtggtgtttgttggtgttGTTGCTTGGTGTGGTGGTTGGGGGCATGAGGTGAGTGGCAGCTAGGGGCTGACCTGGCCACTGTGGCTAGGTGGTGGTCATGGTGGGGAGAGGTAGTAGTGGTTGGCTTGAGTCGGGTTTTAGGATAAGAGTATTTAATTAgtcgtatacgtatttgtataaatagattagtatatttatacgtatttgtatacatattagattggtatatttatacgtatttgtataactagattagtatatttatacgcatttgtattattatcgtattttaggaaatgagttttgtgagacggttttacgagacgggcctagcttgtgtgacggattGCTTATGCGGTAGGTTTATCGTACTCAGTTTCATTGTTGCATTTGTTTATAAAATGAGTCTTTATCTTTCatttgcattgagtgagtcgtATTGTGTGATATCGGCTTTGACGGCTCGACGAGTCGGGACATTTGAGGAACTGGTAACCATGGGATGTTTGGCATGTCATGGTGTATGTTGTCTGTCATGCAtttcatattgtgacggttgtgattgtatatgctggaggatttgttgttgttgattattttggagacgtaagacggttgggagaccgtcttgcgcTTAAGTCACCTCTTGGATCTtctcactccaagagggatgtgcacattaatggcttgagttacggagggactcgtgtggtggagacacgacgtctggcaggggatccagtTAGCTTcaggacccggtacgtctggacgTGTCCTGATACCtttttgtggttatcggtatgtctgggcctGTCCCGGAACCAgggtggttgtcggtatgtctgggcgtgtccccgTACCATGGTGGTGGTTGCTTGATAGTGGTTCATTTatgttatagtcatgttgcatgctcacacactcgagtcgtgtcacactttatttatttattgaaactgacatttgttctgtctgtgtaattgtcacctatttccggggtagcctgtgtcgatccatatgatattttctaTCATATGGGGGAGCAGGTTAAGCACAGGTTGTTTAGATAGCACGtaggagacgggacgagcttgatgagtcacgagacgagtctagttggctagaagagtatagatgtcatgagttgtgcttttattcatttgtttacgtttatgtaaatcataaaacattacattaataaaatgttctttgattgaagttttgaaacactaacTCTTAAAACCGAGTGGTAACActtcaattatcttggccggataattggggtgttacaaacataCACCCATGTCCAAATGTAGCTTCTTAACTTCCATCTCATCATCCTCAAACAACTTATCACCCTTTCTTTTACTTGTCGACAAACCCCCACCCATCTTCATTACCCCACTTCCAATACCATCCATCGAAACACCTCCCTGCCTAGCTATCCTCATCCACGTCGAAACTGCCCCAACCCCTTTCTCGGGTAGCAACATCACCACATCCTCCCCTAACACCGACAAATGCCCTTACACTTCACCTCGTATACACAGCCCCTGCCCATCCCCTTCCTCCACTGAATCCCGAGACTTGATTTTCCCCTTATGTTCTTCCCCCATTTCGGCCCCCACCCCACCTCTTTCCACCATTACAGCCGCGTGAGATACCTCGATGGCACAACCAATATTCCCACTAGTTAGATCAACACCACCTCCATGCTCTCCATCGCTTATTCCCTTACCATTCATGTCCCCTTCTCCCCTATTTTCCCCTTCCTTACACCCATTCTGGTCCTATTGTAATGATGGCCTTCCCTTCTGTTTATCTTCATTCAGAGCCCCCACTACATCATCCCCCAACACATTACACACCTCCATACTGACCCGCCCCTGCTGAGTCTTGGTCTTACTCGATAACGAGATTCTTTGTAACTTCTCTACCATTTCCTTCTCGCTCCTAAAATACTCTGCATCAAATTCCGGTCTTAAATCCTACTAGTCTTCCTCCCTTGCGCCACACCTACCTTACCTCCCTTCCACGGTGAAGCTCTCAATCCATCCCCACACTTCAAATCCTCCCCCTCATATGGCCCCTCCTCACATTCTTTCTCCCCGTGTCCCAAAACCCCACACTCGTAACAATACAGAGGCAATCTTTCGTACTTAACATTAAACAACGTAACTTTCCCATTAGGCATACGAATATTACTAGAAGGTTGAAGTGGTTTACGAATATCATGTAGAATCCTCAGCCGGATTGCACTTTCCATCTCCAGAAAAGGAGCCTCATCTTTTGCCACAAATTTACCCAATTGCGTACCCAATCGTCGCAAATTATCATCATTCATACAGCCTTTGATAAGAAGGTCATATATACGAGCCCAGATAGGAAGATGGTAGAGCGAAGTATCAGGCATCTTTCCCTCTGCATCAGGTTCATTGAAACACCAGGCAAACTTATCGAAGTGTCATGGTTGGCCTTCAATAACTTTTATCTTGTCCCGCTCATCATCGAAACGAAAAATGAACGTTTTCTCCCTCGCATCCAGCATTACCCATCACCTTTCCCGATGCATTCCATAATCTTAACATCGTATCCATAGCAGCGCGTAAATTAATTGTTTTCAATGCCCATATCTTTCCGACAAGAATTATCTTCGTCTTACCCTCCTGAACATCCTCACCTCTGACATCCCAATCAAACACgcttccaccaccaccacctgaaCCCTCCCCCATCACCCTTTTCCCCTTAGAACAGTCCCCTCGTTCCATTCGCATACCAAGATGAGCACTCGAATGAAGATAAAACAAGCAGTCCTAAAAGTCCACGAACTCTCCAAACCCTAATAGCAAACCCTAACGCTACCAGGAAAAACGAATACAACCATGCACAATAAGAGGGAAAGACGACACTAACCTACGAACATGGGTCGTAGAGGCAGCCTTGATCAAAGAAGGAAGAAGCGAAGATTAAACTAGGACGACACTTTCATAGAAACTCTAGGAAGACTTTTATTTAAGTAATGACTCTATATTAGATTATGTTATTCCATAATAGTTAGTtatcattatttttaataataaaaacagGTTCAAACAAAATAACTTAATCTAAAAGTCCTTTGAatagtaaactttttttttttaatattactaacattATAATCAATACATTGCAACATTCTATTATAAGAACAACTCAGTTATGTAAATATTTTAAAGTTTTACGAGCTCTATATATTTAACCTTCACAAATGTTGTGATATAGATTATTTACATCTATCTGATAAGCTCTTAGTGAGAGAAAAATCTTAGTGAGAGAAAAATCTTTCCATTTTTTCAAACGATGGAACCTGAACAAGGTCTCCCGCCGGAGACTATACCTCCTCCCTCCGCTGAGGGGAGCACTACCCAACCAACCACAAACCCTCAAAAGAATGCTAAAAGGAAGAGGATGCATCTGAACGAATTCCTTGTGGACTCGTCACTTACATCTAATCCCACCGCCCCATTGATGGTGGATAAACCTTTATCGGCTCAACCCAAAATACCAAGTATTTCCTATAAAGATATGG is a genomic window containing:
- the LOC141627495 gene encoding uncharacterized protein LOC141627495 produces the protein MDKVGGSCLYERKTLVDYSPTSSSSWVWRTICKVKDRVKAGFVNDVWCANQGQYTVASGYAWLQGDQVKVNWCHLIWNRLNLPKYSFIGWLMIQGRLYTKDRMMKFGVISDGLCEICRTQMEDHQHLFYSCDFSVICWTLFRDWLGVPLPATDILPWCSVEV